AGCCTCTACCTTTATCGAGCCGAGACTGAGGAGATGAGAACATGGAAGACATCATAAGGACACCGCCGGAGATCACTCCGAAGAGCATCAGGAACGCATTCAACCAGTTCAAAGCGAGACTCGACCGTTTGGCTGCGATAGACAGGGCATACGATACCGGACAGTGCGCGAAAGACGAATATGCGTGCGTATCCAACTACTGCAAATACATCTGCGATACCAAGGCCTCCTATGTAGCAGGGAATCCCCCCCAGTATACCGCAGGGGAAGGGGACGAGAAGGCAGAAGAGGTCATAGACCTCTACAGGCATCAAACCAAGGAAGAGGTGGATCAGAAGCTTGTCAACGATTGCTCCATATACGGAAGGGCATTCGAGGTCTGCTTCTGCGAGGAGAAGAACGGAACACTCGTTCCCAAGAGTGCGGCGATCAGCCCCCTTCACTGTTTCGTCGCATACGACACCACCATCGATCCGGATTCAGTGTTCGGTGCGATCCATTACGAGGAGGTCGATGAGGATAACAAGAGGACACATTACCTCGATGTGTACGACGCGATCAACATCACACGCTACAAGCTCGACAATAACACATTCTCGCAGGTCATGGAGGCCCGCCCTCACGGATTCGACAGGGTCCCCATCACCGAGTACAGGAACAATGCCACTATGAGAGGGGACTTCGAGCCCGTCATGTCCCTGCAGAACGCCATCAATCAGGTGCTGTCGGACCGTGTCACAGACAAGAACCGTTTTGCATCGGCTGTCATCGTAGCTAAAGGAGTCACCTTCGGAGATGACAGAGAAGAGGTGGAAGAGAATATGGGCCAGATAAAGGAAATGGCATATCTGGCGATTCCCAAGGATGCCGACCTGTCATATCTCGTCAAGACATTCGACGAGAACTCGGTGCAGGTCCTCATAGATGACATCAAGTCCGACCTCCACAAGATTAGCAGGATCCCCGACCTCTCCGATCAGGCCTTCGCCTCCAATTCCTCCGGTGTGGCGATCAAGTTCAAGCTGCAGGGGCTGAACAATCTCGCGCAGTCCCTGATAGCGCAGTTCAACAAGGGCTACAAGAGGAGATGCAAGCTCTACTCATACATCCTCTTCGGAGATGCCGATGCGGTCGATGTGGAGAACATGAGGATTGTGTTCAGATTCGACATACCTGCCGACATCATCAATGAGGCCAATGCACTCAACACCTACATCGGGGCAAGGATCCTGTCGAGGAGAACGGCTATGGAGAACTGCCCCTATGTGGAGGATGTCACGATAGAGGAGGAACGTCTGGCCGTGGAGACGAAGCTCGACATGGAGCGTCAGCAGCAGATGGAGATGGATTTCCTCCAGAACAATCTCGGCAATAAGGTGAGGGAACAGCTGGACGCTGAGGAAGAGGCTGAAGAGGTCGAATGATGGCGATAGACAAGGTCAATGACGGCAAGTCCAAGAAGGGCAAGCTCTCCAAGTCACAGAAGAGGGGGGCGGCGAAAGTCCTCGCCATTACCGCCTTGACCCAACTCGCTATGCGCACTCTCATAAGGGCCACCAAGCAAGCATCCGAGCAACTTTCGGATGATATTGCGCAAATCCTCGATACATACAAACAGAAAGGCGGGTTCTCCTCGAGAGAGGAGGCCCGTCAATACATGGACGGCTTCGTCAAGCCCAAGGACATCGACCTCCTGATCGAGAGGGCGAGGAAGCTCCCCGAACCATATAGGACGCAGGAGCTCACCCGCCTCTCCACTCCCGCATACTCCTATCGCATGACCCGTAAGAAGGCCATCGACGAGGCACAGAAGATCGAATCCCGTGTCCTCGCAGGGAAGTACGACAAGGTTCTCAAGAGCACTGGCAAGGAGGTCATGGATGAATCCGTATCCCGTCTCGCCTACGATTCCTCCATGGAAGCGGGAATCGGGATCTCCTTCGACATTCCGAACATGGAAGCGGTCGATGAGACCCTTCGCGGAGAGGGGGTGTACGACAAGGTCAAGCTCTTCACCGACGAGGAGATGAAGGAAGTGAAGCGCATCTGCACCAAAGGATGGTTGGACGGGCACTCGTATGATGACATCGCAAAGGATGTGGAAGCTCTCACTGGAAAGGAATCCTACAAATGTGTGAGACTTGTCAGGACTACCATGGCCCAGGCCTCCATCGATGCCGATTATGAGGAGATGAAGGATCTCGGATTCAAGGAGTACGAGATCCATTGTACCCTTGACGAGAAGACCTGTGAGATCTGCGGGAGATATGATGGGAAGATCGTGAAGGTAGGTTCTGGTGGGCCGATGCCCACATTCCATCCCAATTGCAGGTGCTACATCACCACCGTCATGAATGCAGAGGGCAGGATGAGGGCCGCGAGGAACGCAGAGGGTAAGACGATAAAGGTCCCTGCCTCGATGACATACAACGAGTACATCATGCGCTATGGTTCCGATGCCGCGAAGAAGAGATTGGGTATCGAGACGGGCAAATTCGACGAATGACCACGGCATAATAAACCTAAGCGGGCATATTCCATCTGCCGGGAGTATCAGATCGTAAGTCTGGATCCGGGAGCCCCTTGCGAAGCAGGCTCATACACTCTTCGAGGCCCGGGTTACGTTACGCAACGTCGAGAATAACCAAATAGAATACCCCGGCACACTCCTTACATGAGGGAGGGTTCCGTAACATTACCTCCTTCAAAGGGGGCGACGGTTGCTCTCTCCTTCCAAAGGGTTCTCCTTATCGTCGTCCCCTGTCAGTTTTGACCACGGCATAATAAACTCCGCGAGAATATCATACAATCACCAAACGGAGGGTTAACCGTGTCCGAAGAACCAATAGTACCGGAGAACACAACAACAGATCCCCCCGCAGAGGAACTCAAGTTCTCACAGGCCGACTTGGACCGTCTCATCAAAGAGAGGCTGGACAAGGCGGAGCGTGCGCACAAGAAGGAACTCAGCGAGGCGGAGGCCAAGCATAAGACCGAACTTGATCGCTTGAAGATGGACGAGTCCGAGCGTGCAAAGGCAGAAGCCGAGGACGAGAGGAACGCACTCATCAAGCGTGCAGAGGAGGCGGAGAATGCCTTGCGGCTCACAAAGGCCGAGAAGGAACTATCCAATGCCGGACTCCCAACGGAACTCGCATCCGTGCTTCTGAACGGTGCGCAGGATGAGAAGTCACTGCTGGCCGCTATCAAGGCCATAGCGGACGCATCCACCGAGAAGGGCAACAAGCTCTACGCGGATAAGGTCGGAGGACGCGGAGCCCCGACTGCCCCATCGTCTGCCGAATCTGACGACTTGCTCGAACAGATGAGGAAGGCCGCAGGGCTGAAGTGAGGTGAACTATATGGCAAACACCGTAAACAAAGTGACAGAGTACCTTAAGACCGTCATGGATGACGTGATCGAACAGGAATCGAAGACCTCGGCTCTGCAGGCGGACCCTCAGATCATCAGGGCGGCTAACAGTGCAGGCACGGTCGACATCGCAACAGTGACCACCACATCACTCGGAGACTACAACGCAGGCTATGCCGCCGCGAACGGAACCATCACATGGGCCCCTTACGCGCTGACCCATGACAGATCCGCAGTCTTCGATATTGACCGTAGGGAGGAGAACGAGACTGGAGGAGTGTTCAGCGCAACGAAGGTCGCAGCAGAGTTCATGAAGACTCAGGTCGTTCCTGAGATCGATGCGACTCGTATCGCAGCAATCGTCTCAGCCGCATCCGCAGTCGGACACGTCAACAACACATACACCGCATCCAGCCAGTCGGCGGGAATCGGATACAACAGGATCCTGTCCGTGCTCGGCGATGCACTCGATGCAGTCTTCGACGACACTGGAAAGGACGAGGGCCTCGTTATTTACATGGACCCCACCGCAATTTCCGCACTGAGGAACACCACTGAGATCAGCAAGACCCGTGAGCTTACCTCCGGACAGAGGACACTCGACCTCGACACCATGCAGCTCGACGGCAACCAGATCGTCAAGATGCCCAAGAACAGGATGTATTCCGCACTGTCCTACAATTCCGCTTCATCCGCATCTGGATACTCCAACAATGGAGTCGAGGTGTTCTTCGCTGTCGCCACTCCCGGCTACGCACAGGGAGTCGTTGCGTTCGAAGCACCCAAGTTCATCGCCAAAGAGATCAACCAGACCGCTGATGCCGACAGGTATGCGTACAGGATATTCCATGATTGCTTCGTTCCCGCGGAGAAGAGGGTCGGATTCTACGCCTGTATCGCCAAGTCCGGATGAAGGTGACTTGAATGGACCGTCTCGCCTCTCTCCGTGTACGCCCGCAGTATTCATATCTCGAGGACGCAGTTCTCGAGGAGATTCTTGCGGAGGCAGTGCAGGATTTCCTCATCTACACCAATCGTAAGGAGGATCCCGGGGATGAGGTCGATTCGATCATTGTCGATATGGCTGCCATAAAGCTCAATATGCTCGGGGCGGAGGGAACTTCCATGGTGAAGGAGGGAGAGATCACACGTCAGTGGGATTCCCTTCCCGAGACCCTCCGTCTCCGCATGGACCGTTACAGGAAAGCGATCTGGCCGTGATAGGATGATACCGTTGGCAAGGGACTCGCGCAAATTGTATATCTGGAAGTTCTCCAGCTCCGAGAAGGAGGGGGACATCACATCAGAGTATACACGTTGCAAGAAACCTGTCACGGCAACCATATATCCCGTCTCGACCAGCATCGACTACCTCATAGAGGGGCAGGATGTCCACAAGCTCTTCACCATCCTCATAGCGAACGATGGCACGAGGGAGGTGGATGTCCGCGATCATCTTGGTTCCAAGACTGAGAGGCTCTACAAGATCCTCGACCTCAAGATCGATGCTCTATCCATCCGCATCACGGGGGAGGAGCTATGACCGTACACTCCATAGAGGTCGGTCCCGAGATCATGAGGGAGAAGGGAAGAGAGATCCAATTCGCCCTCGAGGGTGCGGTTCGCAGATTCGCCATGAACGCTGTCGGAGATGCGAAGGACAAGGCTCCCGTAATCACCGGAAGGCTGAGGGGGAGCATAACCAAGAAGACCGAGTACACCAAGGGCGGGATAACCGCCCGTATCGGTTCCAATGTGGAGTATGCTCCATACGTCGAGTACGGAACGGGAGACAAAGGTTCTAACGCATACGGAGGGCATGTGGATGAGGAGGTATCATTCACGGCGGGATGGCCGGGAACGAATCCTCACTCCTACCTCCGTCCTGCCATTTACGACAAGGAGACCGAGTTCGTCGAAGAATGCAAGCTCGCAGTCAGGAGTGTGCTCGAATGATCGAGAATGTTCAGCAGATGCGCGGAGTGGTCGAGAAGGCCCTCAAGACGGGCAAATGCTACCTCGAGTACCCTCAGCACAAGATCAAGGAGCCGACGTTCGCCATCCTATCGATGGTGACGAACACACCGACACTGACGGAACATGACCGTACAGAGGTCATGAACCTCATAACCTATAACATTCACATCTACGCACGGAGTCAGACCGAGATCGTTGATCTGGCCTCGGATGTTTCTGATGCCTGTGCTAAAATCGGATTTACGCGCATCGGCCTTACTCCGGCTTGGAACAATCCGACTATGGGTCCATACAGGATCCTCACGGTCCAAGCCCTGCTGGACAAACGCGGAAACACATTCACATACTCATGAGGAATGAAAATGACAACTAAAGCACAGTCCTCTAAGGGCATCCAGCTTGCGGTGCAGGACCCCACCACAGGAAATCTCCTGTATTTCAACGAGGTCAAATCCACACCCGAGATCGGAGAGTCCGCCGAGAGGATAGACGTTACACATCTCGGAAGCGAGATCCACGAATACATCCGTGACATACCGGATGTAGCAGGAGGAGACCTCCAGTTTACCATGAACTGCCAGCCCTTCCTCGACAGTCCGACAACAGATGACGAATCCAACATGAACCTCATCCAGAGTCTGGACAAGAGCAAAGCATACACATGGTACATCATGTACCCTCAGCTCAATCAGACCGTTACCGTCCTCGCGGACTTCACCTTCTCCATGGGAGCAGGAGCGATCTCGTCCGCAATCGAACTCAACCTCACTCTGATCCCGAGGGCCGCACCCGTGTTTTCAGCATACACACAGGCCTGCACCATCACATTCGCCAAGGGCGGAGCGTCCGGAGACGACATGGAGAGCCTCATCTATGCTCCCAACACCGTCGTCCCCTTCCCCGAGTGCACCTTCACCTATGAGGGGTACACATTCGCGGGATGGAGCTACTCAGGAGGTCTGCTGACCGAGGGAGAGTCCTTCACCATAACTCAGAACGAGACCTTGACCGCCACATGGGTGGCCAATACGGAGTGAGCCCATGGTTCATATCGTATCTTCCACAGGAGTGGAGAAGGATGTGTCGCTTGATTTCGATGCGATCTGCGCATACGAGGATGCACATCCGGATTGGTCAATGGTCAAGGAGCTATCCAATCTCAAGACCATGAAGTTCTCGTCCCTGAAGGTGCTCACATCCTTCTTCTATGAAGGGGGATGGCCGCAGTTCGTCGGGGACGGATTCACCATTGACGATCTGTCCAATGTCATTCTTGAGGGGCTGAATGAATTGGGGTTTATACCAAAGGATAGCCCATCCACAGAGTGAAGGACACGATAGAAACGATTTCTTTAGTGGAGGGGATGCCGAGAGACGCACCCCCTTCACAGATCATCCTCGCCACCCGCATCCGGAAGGAGAAGAGCAGGCAGGAGAGGATAGAGCTCGCTGTCGGTATCTCGAATCTGATACTCGGAGGACTCAGCGGGAAGGGCGATGCCACGACCGCACTCAGGCACATGTTCACCGATAAGGAGTACAAGGATCTGCTCGAACAGCAGAACGACAGGAAGGAGTTAGCCAATCAGATGCAGCAACTTGCCAAATTGAAAGGGATGAGGAAGAGATGACCGATGTTCTGGAATTCGAGGTAATCGCAAGGACCGAGGCGGCGGAAGCGAGTCTCGAGAGGGTGTCGCAGAAGCTCGAGAAGACGAGCGAGGAGGTCAAGAAGACTACGTCCGGGTTCTCTGACATGTCGAAGAGCCTCGAGAGCATATCGCCTACCATGAGGAAGCTTACCACCAACATGGGGAAGATGGGTGACGCATTCAAGAAGATGGGATTCGAGTTCGGCACGAACGGGACCATCGGAAAGATGTCCAATACCATGGGGAAGATGGCGAACTCTTCCGCTTTCCGCAAGGCAACGGGGGTGATGGCCATAGCTGCGGTAGGGTCGCAGCTCTTCCAAGCCATCAACGGCTCAGGAGCGAGGCTCGCAGCATTCGACAAGCTCAACGTTCTGGGCAAGCCGTCAGCGACGGACATGCTCGAAGATATAGGGAAGGATATTGGGGGAATTCTCGAGGCGGTACTCGGCATGGGTATCGGAGGGATCCTCATCAAGGGTTTCAAGAATGCCGCCCCTTCACCCTCCGCTAATCCGGAGGCCGTACCTGCAGATCTTGCCACTTGGCAGACCGCCATAGCGAGCATCATGGAGAAGTGGAAGGTCTGGGTAGACCAAGCCAACAAAGACATTGCGGTGATCGGCGACACATTGGCATCGGCACTCTCTGACGGGTTCAGTGCATCACTCGGAGCTGGTGTTGGCCTCGTAGCCGCAATGAAAATCGCATTCACATCGATTTACGATAAGGTATCGGAGATCAAGGCCGTGATAGACCAATGGTTCACAGTCGCCTTGAACTCCGGGATCCTTTCACTATTCAAATCAATTTATGATTGGGCAGTCAAGATACTGAACGTCATACAATCATGGTTCCAGGGACTTTCCTTCAACGGAATGTCTGTCAGTGGAGGTTCATCATCATCAGGAAGCTCCAGCGGTTCTTCCAGCGGTAACGGGACATCGTTCATCGGATATGATGACAACGGCAACCCGACACCAGAGATAGTGATTGTTCCGGACGATGGCAACTCCGCCGATGATAAGAATAACAACAGGAATCCTAATCCCAACCCCGTCATACAGGTAGAGGGCACAGGAGACAGTATTCTTGACACGATCTGGAAATCCGGAATAATCCCGTTCTCGAGCACAATCGACAGGTTGCAGAGTGGGAAGGAATGGGATCTATGGGATTATGCCGACACCGCGATAGATGTTGTCGGAACGATCCCTGTCGTCGGATGGGCTGTGAAGGCTGCATCCACCGCACTCAAAGGGACTAAGGCCGCATCCACGGTGGCGAAGTCCGCAGGAGCAACATCTGCCCTCGATTCGGTCGCATCGTCCGTCTCCAATGCCGTCAGTGGGGCTGTTGAGTCCGCAGGTAAAGTCCTTAGCGATGTCGGATCCGCCATAGGCAAGGCAGTGGATAACGTTGTCAGCGGAGTTTCCAATTTTTTCAATGGCATAGGCTCTGCATTTGGATTCGCTGAGGGCGGGGTATTCATGCCGAACAGTCCTCAGCTTGTGTGGATGGGAGATAACAAGACAGAGCCTGAAGTCGCCGCCCCATATTCAATGATCGTATCCGCGGTCAAGGAGGCATTGTCGTCAGGCGGACCCACTCAACAGACCATCCGCATCGAGGTCCCTGTAGAGCTCGATGGAAGAACCATAGCGAGGGCATCTTACGATTACATCGAGGCGGAGAGCCTCAGAAGGAATGGGAGTGTGGGAGCATGACCTATTTGGATTCACCTGTAATAATGATAGGTACAACGGCTCTTCCGAGCCCCGCCTACGGGAAGTATTCCACGAGACTCGAGGAGCTCGTTAAGGCGGAGAGGAATGTCAGTACAGGGGACCTGTTGTCCGACATAGGACAGTCCCTCTTGTACTCAGGCTATGGGCCGGGAGAACTCATCAAGAAGCACATCGCATGGAAGTACACCCTCGAAATAGAGTGGCATGGTCTAACCTATGACGAGAAGACAACAGTTATGAATGCCACTGCACCAGAGTATTTCATGGTCACGTTCCTAAATCTCGACACCGACGAGATGGTCGAGAACAAGAAGATGTACCGCGGGAACGATCAGACCGTAACAGGCTACGGAAAATTTGCTTGGGTCACGGAGAACGGGAAGACATACGGACGTTTCGAGCATTACGACATAAAGCTCTCCCTCATCGAGCTCTGATACCATGTATTCTGCAGCATCCGGCTATCAGAACGTCCAGCAGAATCCGGGGCGCATAGAGGCCATCTCCATGTCCCTTGGAACGTACATCGACGATACCGCGCCAGATGACATCACGGATATTGCAGGGGCATTCCTTCCGATGTCCAACATCGGCCAGCTGATTGATGCCAACTACGGCATCACATACAATGAGGCGACCTTCGAAGGGGATGGCATAGCGACAACAGGTTCGTGCATAGCACCGCCTCTTACAGCTACAGCCTATCCTCCTGAGATAGGTGTATGGTCCGCAGGGATCAGCGATTCTTCGGGGAACATAGACTTCACCATCATCATCACCTTGTCACAGGAGCATACCTCCGCACTGACCATCTATACCGATGGTCCGAGCATAGCGGAAGGCGATGTCACGTTCTCTCTCGAGGGGACGGATACCGTCGTGCAGCTCGATTGCGGAACCAATCGTGCTACCGCATCCGGGGAGTACACCTATGATGAGATCACAATCCACATCACCAAGATAGACGACATATTCAAACACGTCCGTCTGGTGGAAGTGGAGTTCGGGGACTCCATATCCCTGTCCTCGAGGGCATTGGGCAATCAGATTAGTTACATCGAGGAGATGGATCCCTTGTGGAAGGGATTGCCGATGGCCGAGCTCGACTTCGATATAATCAATCTCAGTGGGGACTATGACGAGGACAACCCGGAGACGCTATACACGCAGCTCGCGATCGGCAATCCCATCAACCTATACTATTTACTTTCAGACAACACACGCAAGTACACGATACCTATGGGAAGGTTCGTTATAGGTGCGAAGCGTACCAAAGGCAACTTCCTGTCCGTTACTGCCTATGACACAAGATGGCAGCTCTCGAATATGTACTATGCTTGGGCACTCGACACGCAGGAGGACCTTGGGACTACCCTCGACTCCCTCTTTGGACAGATAGGTCTCGCATACCTCATCGACGATGATGTCTACGAGATATATCCGGTATCGGCATATAGCTTCAATGACGAGTCCTCACTACTCGAGGATCTGCAGAAGGTGGCGCAGGCATACGGCCTTTCCATCCTCCCGAACCGTAAGGGAACGATAGAGATCGGTGTCGGATTC
The nucleotide sequence above comes from Methanomassiliicoccales archaeon LGM-RCC1. Encoded proteins:
- a CDS encoding DUF4355 domain-containing protein, whose amino-acid sequence is MSEEPIVPENTTTDPPAEELKFSQADLDRLIKERLDKAERAHKKELSEAEAKHKTELDRLKMDESERAKAEAEDERNALIKRAEEAENALRLTKAEKELSNAGLPTELASVLLNGAQDEKSLLAAIKAIADASTEKGNKLYADKVGGRGAPTAPSSAESDDLLEQMRKAAGLK
- a CDS encoding minor capsid protein, which translates into the protein MMAIDKVNDGKSKKGKLSKSQKRGAAKVLAITALTQLAMRTLIRATKQASEQLSDDIAQILDTYKQKGGFSSREEARQYMDGFVKPKDIDLLIERARKLPEPYRTQELTRLSTPAYSYRMTRKKAIDEAQKIESRVLAGKYDKVLKSTGKEVMDESVSRLAYDSSMEAGIGISFDIPNMEAVDETLRGEGVYDKVKLFTDEEMKEVKRICTKGWLDGHSYDDIAKDVEALTGKESYKCVRLVRTTMAQASIDADYEEMKDLGFKEYEIHCTLDEKTCEICGRYDGKIVKVGSGGPMPTFHPNCRCYITTVMNAEGRMRAARNAEGKTIKVPASMTYNEYIMRYGSDAAKKRLGIETGKFDE
- a CDS encoding phage portal protein — encoded protein: MEDIIRTPPEITPKSIRNAFNQFKARLDRLAAIDRAYDTGQCAKDEYACVSNYCKYICDTKASYVAGNPPQYTAGEGDEKAEEVIDLYRHQTKEEVDQKLVNDCSIYGRAFEVCFCEEKNGTLVPKSAAISPLHCFVAYDTTIDPDSVFGAIHYEEVDEDNKRTHYLDVYDAINITRYKLDNNTFSQVMEARPHGFDRVPITEYRNNATMRGDFEPVMSLQNAINQVLSDRVTDKNRFASAVIVAKGVTFGDDREEVEENMGQIKEMAYLAIPKDADLSYLVKTFDENSVQVLIDDIKSDLHKISRIPDLSDQAFASNSSGVAIKFKLQGLNNLAQSLIAQFNKGYKRRCKLYSYILFGDADAVDVENMRIVFRFDIPADIINEANALNTYIGARILSRRTAMENCPYVEDVTIEEERLAVETKLDMERQQQMEMDFLQNNLGNKVREQLDAEEEAEEVE
- a CDS encoding HK97 gp10 family phage protein, with protein sequence MTVHSIEVGPEIMREKGREIQFALEGAVRRFAMNAVGDAKDKAPVITGRLRGSITKKTEYTKGGITARIGSNVEYAPYVEYGTGDKGSNAYGGHVDEEVSFTAGWPGTNPHSYLRPAIYDKETEFVEECKLAVRSVLE